Sequence from the Vanacampus margaritifer isolate UIUO_Vmar chromosome 18, RoL_Vmar_1.0, whole genome shotgun sequence genome:
caactcaaaatcagtcacattcaaaaacattggactgcctttgcttttaaaaactatcactgagaatatcatcatatctaactaatgtgattactaagttaacacataaataatgttgaatagttcaaatttcatgaacaaataattgtatcttgaccaaatgaaaagtaactcatattagagcataccacaaatgtctttgttatagcagaagatgttatctgtcggagtcatgtgcatacacaatgaactacaaaaaaaaaaaaaaaatcgaatttttttttttggggggagataaaaaaaaagcggaattccgcgaattagcggaaaaatcacatccctgtatatattCTCAGTTATAGTATTTACTAGATGCCAGAAAGAACAAGTACACAGCTGTAAAACCTTTTCTGCTggaatgcggaagaaggtctaatctgttcAAAATGGTTTCTACTCTTCTACTGTCTTGGTAGGTTGGCTCAGCCTAGCCCGTGTGCAAATTTGTGATCTGATGGTCTCAACTGGTTTCAACCAGAAAAGTGTGCCAGAGTGCAAATAGACGGCTTTGCTCAAGTCACCTGCCCAATTattaagaggcctaatctaaACACTGGACCAAGAATTGACACCTCTGTGCCAGATGCGTTTTGGCAGAGCGTTTTACAAACCGGAAACGTCATGATTCGACTGCTATTGCATGCGCTTTTGACTTGCGAAAATGGTTGACAAGAagccgattattattattatagcccTGTGGCCTGCCACGCTTAGGTCATTCTGTTCTTTAGCATTTTAGGCTAGTTGTGATTGCTCAAGATTGCTGGTActgtgcggggggggggggggggggttgagaatGCTAGAACCGAAGAGGCCTTTCATGTGACAGGCATAAGGTGCCAAGACTTGACAACTAAAAAaaaggctcatcactctatgtAAAGCTTTCACTAATTCCAGACCGCACTTTCCACTAAATATCAAAAAGATCACAAAATTACCACAAGTGGGGGCTTCATCACACAACACAAGGATGACACAAACAAGTCACAGCTACACTTGACACCACAGAGCACCCACGACAACTACATGCATAAGAGAAGATACACAAGGTGTTTACAAAGAGTTTACAAACTAGTCGTGTTTGCGGTGACGGGACTTGTGATTGGTCGATCAACCTCACTCCCTTCCTCCTTCTGCTCCTCCCCTCCGAGTGTCGGCCTACTCTTCCTTCCGCTCGGGCTGCTCAACGTCAGCTCTCTCGGCACTAGCAGACGGTGTGGATGTGGTGCCGGTGGTGCCGGTGGCTGATGGAGCTAGCGGTGCGGTGCGTGCAGGGCAGGAACGTCTAGAAGCTCATCTAGATGGTTCTGAAAAGGACCTGGCAGCTCCCTCGCTCCTCAAAAGGTGTTGTCACCTCTAACTTTGGTTCAGCTTCCTTGGGAATGGTTTGGTCCAGAGTGTAAGGTGCATGCTTATTGTCACTTGCTCTACTTTTTGGGTGGCTTTTGGCTAAACTGACTCCACAGACGGtggaagctttaaaaaaaaaaaaaaaaaaaaaaaggaaatctttTTCCTGGATGATTTTTATCAGATTTTATCGATTGActgttttgttgatttttttgctccattttatttattgttatgtgTATCTAACTGTGTAAACATGATTCTTAATCACTTGTGCTTTCAAAACTGAGTCTCCATTTGGCTTGGATGACTGGAATTCTAAATTTAATAGATGAACTCTCCAAGGAGTAAAAATCCTGAACttgcatattttgtatttgacCTCTCTGGGTTCTGTGCTTCTTATTGctacatgctttaaaaaaacaacaaaaaaaacgttcctATTTTCTCGTTGGCTGAGCGAGGGTTCTATCGGTACCAACGACCTAATACTGCCATCTTTAAAAGTGAGGGTCATTGGTGTCGCTACCGGTGTTCAATGTTTCTTCATCTTGAGATGGTGCAGAGGGGCAATTTGAGTTATAAGAGAAAGTGCAAACAAAATCCTCAAAAGTGTCCAAAAGTTTGTCCAAAGGACCAACGGAATTCATGAAATAATCTGTGAGATAATTTGAGCAATTTGCATAGTTTTCAATATCTAAACTTGAACCTGAAGATATATCAAAATCATCTATAGTGCTTGGACAGTCAGAAAGACTATCAGTAGTTTTATCAGGTGACACGTTTAGTCCCGTTTTAAATGTAGTGAATTTGGTGTTGGCGGTTGTGTCTCTGCCAGCAGTGTTTGATATTTCTAGCTGGACAGTAGTCGCCTGCACAGGGACCTGAGGGATACACACGGGGTCTTGATAACTGTTGTCTACCTCCGTGTCCCTGACCCTGTACCTGCCCGCTGAGTAGGAATGCTCACCAATTTGAAAAAACTGGAGCCTCTCCTCCACCATGTCCCTCTTGCTCATGTCAATCGCACCACTGCGCGTCATCTCAAACATCTTCCCTTCGTGGAACAGGAAGGGGTTGGGCTCGCTCGTCGGTGTGCTATCGTCTGTCGGCGTGCGGGCGGGGGTGCTGTCGGGCGTGGTGGCCTGAGATTGCTCGTCGACTGCCAGTCCAAAAGGCTTTGGCTCGCCGTTGCTGGCCTGCGTTCCTCCCATGTCGACGATATCTTCTTCAGCACCTTTACTGGGCCAGGGGTCAAAGTCCAAGCCTTTAGTCGCAACAGTCTTAAAAGGAGAGTTAAACTCTTCTTCTAACTTATAGCTAAAGTATGTATCTGAAAAGCCTTCTTTAGCTGGGAGTTTCTGTCCATTCGTTTCAACACCGTCTTTTTGAGCGTCATTAGAGTTCCTACCATCCAATGGTATGTCTTTCTGGTCCTTCAGACATTCCTCtggaattttttcttcttcaataaCTTCTAGTTTAGTTTGAGGAAAAGAGCGGTCTAAGGGCCTGAAAGTGTCAGTCGCCCAGACATCTCGCCTGCTGTCCAGAGGGCCTAACGACTTTAAGTCAGCTTGTTCATACAGACCATCATCCTCATCTTGGAGGTCATACCCATCTAGGGAGTCTATCTCGGTTGCATCAGTGTCATGAGAAAATTCAGCTGTTGTGGCTAATGAACAGTCTGTTATGGACTGGTCGTTTCCGTTTTGTTCACATTCATAGTCCTCTCCCTTACCGTTGGACCCATTGGTTCCAACAAGAGGTTCGTtgtcatttccatttttgtcatgttttttcacCTTGACCTGATTTTCTTTCTCCCTTTTCGTTTGGTTATCCTCTTCCCGAGGAGCTTTGAAAGTGAATTTTTTAGAGGGAATCGGTTGAAAGATTGACTCTTCATCATTGTCGTCCTCACCATTGGACTGACTATTATCCACCTCAGGTAGCACTGGCGAAGGGGGCTGGATACGTATTATTGGTTCAATCAGCAGCTTCTGGTGTTCTTCCTTTAAATTCACCTCCATCATTTCCGTCTCCGTTTCCGACGAAGCGCAGGAACCTTTCTTGTCTGGATCAGATGTTTCTGAGAGGTCCAAAGGAGGTGGTGGAGGAAATTCAATGTATGCGACGCCTTTGTCTTTGGAGGCTTCCTGCCCCGTTTTTTCGTCATACCCATTGACTGTGCTTTTTTGCAGAATGGAACTATTCTCTAATCTCTGATAATTATCAGTCATTATCATTTCCTGCATGTTAGCATTAACGAGGTCTGCTTTAGCAGCATGGATGCTAGTTTTGATTTCAGTTAAGGTCTCTTTAAAAGAAATGATGGCTCCTCCTCGGTCATCTTCTAATTCCTCAGATACTTCCATGATTGGGCTGGGCTTATCTGGCACCAACCCCATGAAGCCATCAGGGGTTTTTGCGGTAAGGTCATAGCTGACCTCCTCGGAGCTGGGGGTCTCTGGTGTAAGGGGGCTTTTCCCTGAGCTATCTATGAAGGAGATCTGTTCTAGGGTGTCATCATCTGGGCTGAGGGGTCCAAGTCCAGAAACAGACTTCTGTTTGACAGCATGTAGTGCCCCTTTAGCCTCCCTTTCAGCCTGGCGGCCAACCTGTAGGCTAACGTAAACAGGTAAAGTTTTAATGCCTTTGAAATGTTCGTTGGTTGCTGCGGCAGCGGGAGGTGTTGTGACTTTTTCCAGAATGTCTCTGGAACTAAGTAAGTTATTAGAATTTGAATCTTTAGGGGCGTTATCAAGGAGCTCAAacgaaacattttcatttgttttggtgGCTGTTGCTTCAAAGCTTTTACTTTTACATAACGTTGGAATCTGTGAGGGTTTTGTTACTGAACGTTTCTTAGGCAGGTCATTTTCATTATAACTGGATGTGGTTCTTACAGGAATCTGAGATTCTGACTTTTTCCTtaagtttttattaattaagtCATCGCTATCGATTCTTGAAACCTCAGTTAAGACATTTTTTGTGACATGATGTTTGTCAGCATTGCTATCTTTCTCTGAAAATGTTCTTTGCAGTGACAAATTTGGGATGTTTCTATTTGAAAATAGTTTTGGGGACTTGGGTGACGTCAAAGCCACTTTGGTGTCATCTctgtcatcattattattttggggCCTCTCCTCCTGTGAGGTTTCagtaacttttgtttttctatcAGCAAAAAACTGGTAAATTGGGAGTTTGCTCTCCTGTAATTTCTTTACAGAAGGTTTCGGCTGAACTGGAGGGGGTGTTTTGCTTGGCCTAGACTGGGATTGTTTCTGAACCTCGGAttcaaacttcattctcacagaAGTGACTTTGGATGCTGATTTTATGTGGGAAGGAGAGGAGGGCTCAGACTCACAGGTCTTAGGTTGTTGGATTTTCTGAGGACTGCCTGGCAAGCTAGAGCTTTTCTTTTCAGCAGGTAAAACGCTACCAAATGTTTGACTAACGGAAGGCTCCCTGAGTTTGGTTTTATTAAATGCCTCGTCCCCTGTCTTAGTTTTCTGAGGGCTGCTGCATGCTGAGCTTGGCCAGGACCTCGGTTCTTTGAGTTCTCGTCGGACGGGCTTTCTCTCGGGTGACTGAAGCTCATCGTTGAGCTTTTCTGTTTTATCACGGAAGAACTGGGAAACCTCACAGAGTTTTTCTTCCGCTTCTTTTACACTTTGATCCACCCTGTCCTCATAAAGGAGCTTATCCCTGCTCCTGTCATGTTTATCCTCAGTAAATCTCATCCAGACTGCATGTTTGGGGCTACCTTGTTCAGTTGAATAATGGAGCACTGTAACTTTATCAAACTGTGGTGATTCATCCCTCTGCAAAAATGTTCCCGCTTTCGGGGACCCATCTTTTGAGGACTTAGATACAAACTCCCTTTTGGGGCTATCTTGCTGCTCAGATGTTAGGTTCCTGTCAGTCTTCATTGCAGAATCTTCTGTGGCGGAATGACGTGTCGACGATGTGTCTAGTTTCTCGGAGAGGAGCATTTTTTCAGCAAACCTGTAGGACTCGCCTCTGATTTCAGAGAACTCATCATCACAGTATTCTATGGAATGCTGGCTCAGCAGTTTTAGGGCTTTATAGGAATCATCAGCTATCAGTTGAGCAGAGCTTGGCCGACTGTCCTCCTCCTGTGAAACAGGTGTGTTAACGCGAGATGTTTCCAAGAAAGTGGGGAGGTATTCTTCAGCAATCAGTTCCTCTTCTTCCTGCTGGCTCTCATCATAATCAAGCATTTCCTTAATGGGCCGCTCCCCTTTATAAACATAAAGCTCAGGGTGTTTCTTAGTTTCCCTGATATAAACCTCAGTCGGCTCTGCTGTGCTGTGGCCTTTCTCAATATGAACCTCAATTATCCGTTCTACTTTGGGTTTGGATTTAACGTCCCTGTCGAGAAATCTTGGCGACAGCTCGTCGCCTTTCACTGAGTCCTGGTtagctttgtgttcaaatagGTCTGCCAGTTCTTTGGATGGGTCCCGGCCAGACTGGAAGGCTTTCATGAGGTCTCGCACTGACATGGTTTCCTCAATACCCTCTGCTGTATCAGTGAGCTGAGGCTTATGATAGACCATTCTGGTTGTAGTGGTAATATGAGTTTCCTCTTTAAGACACATGCTCATTGAATCCTCCTCTGGAATCGTCATTTGGGTGGAGGCGACTGAGCTTCCTGAAGCTGCACCTGACTCAGCAGAAGGAAGAGCAGAAGCAGTCTCTTCCACTAGGAGAGGCGCATCTGAGAGGCTCTGAACATAGGCCTCCTCTAACATGGTCTCGGAAACACTAGGAGGGATGGGAGTGTCAGTAAATAAAGGCTTGGGTTCTGTGCTTTCTGCACTCTGGGGAGCAGAAGGTGTCTTTTCACTCCTAGTCTCAAAGCCGCTGTCAGACAGCGGACTCTTATCCTGCTCATGAGACAGCTCCTCTGGGGACTCGAGAATGGTGTCACCCCCCTGATAAGACTCCGCAAGTTTGCTTAGGTCCTTCTCGGATGGAGACCTGAGCATGCCCGACACCGGCGGTGGCATTTTCAGTTTGTGCTCCTGTATTGTCATAGATGGCTTCAGAATACGTTTTTGTTTCTCTTCCCCTTCACCTTTTGCCTCCTCATACCTGCTTTTCAATTCTGCCATTTTGGAGAGGGAGCTAGCCCCAATATCATTAGTTAAATAGTCTACCACTTTAGCCAAATCAAGGTCATTGTTCGATTGGAGCTTAAGCAGATGTGAGCGCTCATCGAAGGTGTTTTGGTCAGAGAGTGCATTTCTTTGGGCCTCCTCAATTTCATCTGTGGAAAATTCCTCCCACCCCTCCGCTACAACATTCTCCTTACTTTCATTCACAATGTCCTTCTGTAATATCTCGCTCACCTTCACTAAATCTTCCTTCACTTTCTCAACAAGTGTGTATGGCTCATCATCCTCTAACTTGGCCTCACGAGGAGTGCTTGTGTGTGATGTCTGGACCCTTTTAGCGGCcgtctgtgtgtctgtctgtaaGATGGCTGTCATTCTCATCAGGTCTTCTTTCATGTCTGCTACATCTTTTAGCATCTCCTGGTTGGAGGCAGTGGCGTGATGAATGATGGGTGGCGTGATGTAGGGGGGCGATTTCAACTGGGAGTTAATTTTGGAGGCCGTAACGCAGGACAACATGGATGAAGAGGGCAAGGTGCGAGGGGAATCAGGAAGTGCCATTTTGAGAGAGCCTGGCCCTGGTTTAACAGCGGTCTCGGACACGACGCTGACCAATGAGTATACAGGTACAGTCATCGTATTTGAGGTAACTGCAGGTACTGAGGAGGCAGCAGCAGATCTCAGAGAACTGTAAGCAGAATTTGCTGAAGCAGATCTAAGGGGGGATGACGGTGATTTAAGCGTGCCATAGCCTGGTGCAGAATAGGAGTCAATGGCTTCATTTATAGCGGCGCTGATGCCAGATGTTGCTGCCTGGGTGGTGGCTTGGATTCTCTCTTGAAGACTTCTCTCTGACGGGTGCCGGGAAGAAGGTGAGGAAGGCGTAGACGAGGATGACACATATTTGACAGGTGAAACGTTCCCGTTCACCATGGACAGTTCAGACGATGCAATGGTTGTCTTCCCTGTCGAGGACGGCGACGACAAGGAGGTTTTCCCTCCTCGTGCTGACAAAGTTGAATCCGAAGAGGTTTTTAAAGAGGACAGGGTGGAGAGGCTTTTAGTAGAGGGAGGATTTGGCGCTGCTGTGTCTATCTTAAAAGGCATACTAGAACTGTAGATGCTGTACGGTTTCTTTGGTGAGATTGGAGCAGCTGTGGACTTATCTGGTGTGTAACCATTGGGAATGGAGTGAATTGGAGAGGTCCTTGACGCGTAGGGTGAAGAGAGACTTTTGATTGAAGCAGCATCTGTGGCAGGTTTATATGGACTTCCGGAGGACACCAAGTTGGCAGAGGCCTGTACAGGATACTGACCCTGCTGGACAACTGTTTTAATGGGTGATGGTATAGCCCTGTAAGACCTGACAGGGGACGAAGGGAGTATGTCGGGGGAAGCCAGGTTGGGTGCTTGCAATGGAGCTCCCATGCTGGCTCTAATTGGAGAAGAACATGCAGGTGATGGGGAGAAGGGCCAGGCAGATTTCAGTGGAGAAGCAGCTGCTGAGCTGGCCGGTGAATCGGCAGCGAGGACGGAGCCGCCCACTCCGCCGAGCCTTGCTTGGCCAGGGACGGTAAGAGGAGCAGTCGACCATGGGGGGTAAGGTCTGGTTGGAAAGACAGGTTTGTGAGGGTGACCAGCAGGCAGTGCTCTTGTGGCTGGTGCGCTTCGCTCAACTGCTGTTTCTTCAGCGGAATGTGGAGAAACAATGATGGAGAAGTAAtgggaaaataaatcaaaaggaTGTGGAGTAgtcaacaaaaatgggaaaagaaaagaagatgcGGAAGAAGAAGAGATCGGGGGGAGAGTTGGTCAGTGAAGCAGTTCTGTTattaaaagaacaacaaataGCAGTTTCATGAAATGCTCACATATTTAAGTATTTATCGACGATGGATTTAATTAAAAGTGTCTTCAGATATTGATCTCAAACACTGacaacaaccacaacaaaaTGGATGATTGAAATTGAAGCCCAAGAAAGcagcaaagtaaaaaacaaagacaatgacACTGAATTGGCAACAGAAACATGGCGGGACAAATGTACCAGGATTACTACAAAAGCAGCTCCGCTTTTTGGACATGAGACATTCTAACACCAGCAAATGGATTCTGCGTCTAATTCCAAACCACTTTAAAAGTGCCTTTTATCTGTTTGGTCCCAACGTTATCCTTAATGACAGGTCAGACAAGCCCTTTGcaatttatttgacaaaatgtgTCCTCCAACACTGACGTTTGGTCCATTTTGTCATGCACAGTCAATAAAAAGATGGTGACAAGCGGAGACTAAAGAAAGAAAACCAGCCAAACTCAAGACCTCTTAACATGCATGGCTGTCCCACACAAAAAATTCCCCACAACACCATAAAGAGCTGAAAAAGTCAGATGGGACAAATGAAAATCAAGCAAATCTTTCTTTGGCCACCCCTGCCGAAAAACCAGAAACATTGGGGCAGTTGGCCAGGCAAAGAAAGATTATGATGTTGctgaattttaaaacaaccaaagcCAAGAATTTATAACAACGTGGGCAAGCACTGCACAGCAGTTCCAAAAccattcatgcaaaaaaaaaaaaaaaagatgtaccaTGTCGTAAACAAGCATGTGGACAGTGCATGTTGTGTCAGGAAGAGAAATGTTCATCAACGCCTCGGACACATGAATCATGATAATCATCACGAgcgaagactttttttttttgttgttgttgttagtgaaaatgacaaaactcACTCAGTGCAGGCTCGGCCAGATAGCTGTAGCGCTTACGTAAGGCTAGCGATGCAAAGGTATGACGTCGCTCGGGCTTTTCAGTCTGCAA
This genomic interval carries:
- the LOC144037977 gene encoding ankyrin-3-like isoform X34, yielding MAHAASQLKKKADENLVAAEEEREKERKRARKRARGDVKKKTDVNACYLRAARAGNLEKALDYLKNGVDINICNQNGLNALHLASKEGHVEVVAELLQQGANVDAATKKGNTALHIASLAGQMEVVKELVTHNANINAQSQNGFTPLYMAAQENHLDVVHYLLENGSSQSIATEDGFTPLAVALQQGHDQVVSLLLENDTKGKVRLPALHIAARKDDTKAAALLLQSDHNADVESKMMVNRTTESGFTPLHIAAHYGNINVATLLLNRGAAVDFKARNDITPLHVASKRGNGNMVRLLVERGAKIEARTKDGLTPLHCGARSGHEQVVEMLLSRGAPILSKTKNGLSPLHMATQGDHLNCVQLLLHHDAPVDDVTNDYLTALHVAAHCGHYKVAKVIVDKKANPNAKALNGFTPLHIACKKNRVKVMELLLKHGASIQAVTESGLTPIHVAAFMGHENIVHQLINHGASPNTSNVRGETALHMAARAGQSNVVRYLVQNGARVDAKAKDEQTPLHISSRLGKQDIVQQLLANGASPDTTTNSGYTPLHLAAREGHREVAAALMDQGASLGITTKKGFTPLHVAAKYGKLEVANLLLQKNAAPDAAGKSGLTPLHVAAHYDNQKVALLLLKQGASPHGAAKNGYTPLHIASKKNQLEIATTLLEYGASTNSVTRQGITPLHLASQEGNVDVVTLLLARDASVNTGNKYGLTPLHLAAQEDKVNVAEVLVNHGATLDPETKLGYTPLHVACHYGNVKMVHFLLKNQAKVNTKTKNGYTALHQAAQQGHTHIINLLLHNGASPNELTTNGNSALSIARRLGYISVVDTLKVVTEETLTTQTVTEKHKMNVPETMNEVLDMSDDDACKANAPELITEDYMSDGDEEMDCGNICISYSCDDAMTGNTDKYLAPQDLRELGDDSLPQEGYMGFSVGARSQSLRSFSSDRSNTLNRSSFTRDSMMIEEMLAPGRDMMLCKEKSFTVEHNKHLAVAKDCDNDSLRRYSWTPDGMDNVNLVSSPIHSGFSSPLPQYDSRFLVSFMVDARGGSMRGSRHNGMRIIIPPRKCTAPTRITCRLVKRHKLASPPPMVEGEGLASRLVEVGPAGAHFLGKLHLPRMPPALNEGESLVSAVLQLGPRGTRFVGPVIVEIPHFGSMRGQERELILLRSENGETWKEHLYDCKTEELRQLLNGMDEELDSAEELQRKRICRIITKDFPQYFAVVSRIRQETHQMGPEGGTLSSRSVLLVQASFPEGALTKKIKVGLQAQPVPDETVKNILGNRATFSPIVTVEPRRRKFHKPITMTIPVPPLSGEGLSNGYKGDCTPCLRLLCSITGGTSPAQWEDITGTTPLTFVNDCVSFTTNVSARFWLADCHQIPETVGLASQLYRELICVPYMAKFVVFAKMNDPVESRLRCFCMTDDKVDKTLEQQENFEEVARSKDIEVLEGRPIYVDCYGNLAPLTKSGQQLLLNFYAFKENRLPFCVKVRDPSQEPCGRLTFLKECKSTKGLPQTAVCNLNITLPAAKKEMESDAEDETEKPERRHTFASLALRKRYSYLAEPALKTAVERSAPATRALPAGHPHKPVFPTRPYPPWSTAPLTVPGQARLGGVGGSVLAADSPASSAAASPLKSAWPFSPSPACSSPIRASMGAPLQAPNLASPDILPSSPVRSYRAIPSPIKTVVQQGQYPVQASANLVSSGSPYKPATDAASIKSLSSPYASRTSPIHSIPNGYTPDKSTAAPISPKKPYSIYSSSMPFKIDTAAPNPPSTKSLSTLSSLKTSSDSTLSARGGKTSLSSPSSTGKTTIASSELSMVNGNVSPVKYVSSSSTPSSPSSRHPSERSLQERIQATTQAATSGISAAINEAIDSYSAPGYGTLKSPSSPLRSASANSAYSSLRSAAASSVPAVTSNTMTVPVYSLVSVVSETAVKPGPGSLKMALPDSPRTLPSSSMLSCVTASKINSQLKSPPYITPPIIHHATASNQEMLKDVADMKEDLMRMTAILQTDTQTAAKRVQTSHTSTPREAKLEDDEPYTLVEKVKEDLVKVSEILQKDIVNESKENVVAEGWEEFSTDEIEEAQRNALSDQNTFDERSHLLKLQSNNDLDLAKVVDYLTNDIGASSLSKMAELKSRYEEAKGEGEEKQKRILKPSMTIQEHKLKMPPPVSGMLRSPSEKDLSKLAESYQGGDTILESPEELSHEQDKSPLSDSGFETRSEKTPSAPQSAESTEPKPLFTDTPIPPSVSETMLEEAYVQSLSDAPLLVEETASALPSAESGAASGSSVASTQMTIPEEDSMSMCLKEETHITTTTRMVYHKPQLTDTAEGIEETMSVRDLMKAFQSGRDPSKELADLFEHKANQDSVKGDELSPRFLDRDVKSKPKVERIIEVHIEKGHSTAEPTEVYIRETKKHPELYVYKGERPIKEMLDYDESQQEEEELIAEEYLPTFLETSRVNTPVSQEEDSRPSSAQLIADDSYKALKLLSQHSIEYCDDEFSEIRGESYRFAEKMLLSEKLDTSSTRHSATEDSAMKTDRNLTSEQQDSPKREFVSKSSKDGSPKAGTFLQRDESPQFDKVTVLHYSTEQGSPKHAVWMRFTEDKHDRSRDKLLYEDRVDQSVKEAEEKLCEVSQFFRDKTEKLNDELQSPERKPVRRELKEPRSWPSSACSSPQKTKTGDEAFNKTKLREPSVSQTFGSVLPAEKKSSSLPGSPQKIQQPKTCESEPSSPSHIKSASKVTSVRMKFESEVQKQSQSRPSKTPPPVQPKPSVKKLQESKLPIYQFFADRKTKVTETSQEERPQNNNDDRDDTKVALTSPKSPKLFSNRNIPNLSLQRTFSEKDSNADKHHVTKNVLTEVSRIDSDDLINKNLRKKSESQIPVRTTSSYNENDLPKKRSVTKPSQIPTLCKSKSFEATATKTNENVSFELLDNAPKDSNSNNLLSSRDILEKVTTPPAAAATNEHFKGIKTLPVYVSLQVGRQAEREAKGALHAVKQKSVSGLGPLSPDDDTLEQISFIDSSGKSPLTPETPSSEEVSYDLTAKTPDGFMGLVPDKPSPIMEVSEELEDDRGGAIISFKETLTEIKTSIHAAKADLVNANMQEMIMTDNYQRLENSSILQKSTVNGYDEKTGQEASKDKGVAYIEFPPPPPLDLSETSDPDKKGSCASSETETEMMEVNLKEEHQKLLIEPIIRIQPPSPVLPEVDNSQSNGEDDNDEESIFQPIPSKKFTFKAPREEDNQTKREKENQVKVKKHDKNGNDNEPLVGTNGSNGKGEDYECEQNGNDQSITDCSLATTAEFSHDTDATEIDSLDGYDLQDEDDGLYEQADLKSLGPLDSRRDVWATDTFRPLDRSFPQTKLEVIEEEKIPEECLKDQKDIPLDGRNSNDAQKDGVETNGQKLPAKEGFSDTYFSYKLEEEFNSPFKTVATKGLDFDPWPSKGAEEDIVDMGGTQASNGEPKPFGLAVDEQSQATTPDSTPARTPTDDSTPTSEPNPFLFHEGKMFEMTRSGAIDMSKRDMVEERLQFFQIGPQSPCERTDLRMAIVADHLGLSWTELARELEFSVEEINSIRVENPNSLTAQSFMLLKKWVHRDGKNATTDTLTAVLTKINRLDIVTLLEGPIFDYGWRGGDAMATAVDEATAELGPNAEEGSPDSLADSLEQPAQSSKNEEDEQGGDRSARRVQWAQNVQCERVFDDDDEEEAEEELAEEESSSEEETTVTTRVFRRRVILKGEEARNVPGESVTEEQFTDSDGNLVTRKVIRKVVRRVVGSEQKDEVGEEGGAVVAVAPSGGARGGKGRRRGKRSRQGHKSGSGNNKQGRKSHS